A single region of the Candidatus Baltobacteraceae bacterium genome encodes:
- a CDS encoding carboxypeptidase-like regulatory domain-containing protein, which translates to MKVARLFGALLALAVLVGCNDGSLPPGGTYSTLTGVVLDRATNQPVANATVLVDTVLKATTDAAGKFSINVPSGDYDYSVEANGYKTVATHAGRADPGKTVTLNILLDH; encoded by the coding sequence ATGAAAGTCGCACGACTCTTCGGAGCGCTGCTCGCGCTCGCCGTCCTCGTCGGCTGCAACGACGGTTCGTTGCCGCCTGGAGGCACCTACTCGACGCTCACCGGCGTCGTGCTCGACCGCGCAACGAACCAGCCGGTTGCAAACGCGACCGTCTTGGTCGATACCGTCCTAAAAGCTACGACCGATGCTGCCGGCAAATTTTCGATCAACGTGCCGAGCGGCGATTACGACTACTCGGTCGAGGCGAACGGCTATAAGACGGTTGCAACGCATGCCGGTCGCGCCGATCCCGGCAAGACCGTTACGCTCAATATCCTGTTAGACCACTGA
- a CDS encoding glycerate kinase, which produces MVVAPDKFKGSLTAAQAAEAIERGMRPVFSDAEFALCPMADGGEGTVDAFVLGGATRHVARVRGPLGRPVEAAFAMQDGTAIVEMAAASGLGLLRTDEYDPLHATTFGTGEVLKAALDAGAKRFVIGIGGSATNDAGTGMLRALGVRFLDDFGEELGGSVLEYKKLTEIDLSGLDPRFRDADLRVAVDVDNPLCGPDGASRTFGEQKGANEAQIALLDQTLERIADVAAQTLRRDDRDVPGAGAAGGLGFALVAFLNAKMERGVQLIAKERGLDRLLEGATLCATGEGKIDEQTLHGKTIFGVAQLAKAAHVPVVAFGGAIDAGARKKLESEQIAVRPIAADGASADDSMRHAAEYLERAARDYAGDFERSGRA; this is translated from the coding sequence ATCGTCGTCGCGCCCGACAAATTTAAGGGTAGTCTCACCGCCGCGCAAGCTGCAGAAGCGATCGAGCGCGGCATGCGGCCGGTGTTTTCCGATGCCGAATTCGCGCTCTGTCCGATGGCCGATGGCGGCGAGGGCACGGTCGATGCATTCGTGCTCGGCGGCGCGACGCGGCACGTAGCGCGCGTTCGCGGTCCGCTCGGCCGACCGGTGGAAGCTGCGTTCGCGATGCAGGACGGCACGGCGATCGTCGAGATGGCGGCGGCATCCGGACTCGGACTGCTGCGCACCGATGAGTACGATCCGCTTCACGCGACGACGTTCGGCACGGGCGAAGTATTGAAAGCCGCGCTGGATGCCGGCGCGAAACGCTTCGTTATCGGAATCGGCGGCAGCGCCACCAACGATGCGGGCACCGGAATGCTGCGCGCGCTCGGCGTGCGGTTCCTCGACGATTTCGGCGAAGAACTCGGCGGCAGCGTTCTCGAATACAAAAAACTTACCGAGATCGACCTCTCGGGACTCGACCCGCGCTTTCGCGATGCGGATCTGCGCGTCGCCGTCGACGTCGACAATCCGCTCTGCGGTCCCGACGGTGCCTCGCGAACGTTCGGCGAACAAAAGGGCGCAAACGAAGCGCAAATCGCGCTCTTGGATCAGACGCTCGAGCGAATCGCCGACGTTGCCGCGCAGACGCTGCGTCGCGACGATCGCGACGTGCCGGGTGCCGGTGCGGCGGGCGGACTGGGCTTCGCGCTCGTCGCTTTCCTGAACGCGAAGATGGAGCGCGGCGTACAGCTCATCGCGAAAGAACGCGGGCTCGACCGCCTGCTCGAAGGCGCGACGCTGTGCGCGACGGGCGAAGGCAAAATCGACGAGCAGACCCTGCACGGTAAAACGATCTTCGGCGTCGCGCAACTTGCAAAGGCCGCGCACGTACCGGTAGTGGCGTTCGGCGGCGCCATCGATGCCGGCGCGCGGAAGAAGTTGGAGTCGGAGCAGATCGCCGTTCGCCCGATCGCCGCCGACGGCGCATCGGCCGACGATTCAATGCGCCATGCGGCGGAGTATTTAGAACGCGCCGCGCGCGACTACGCCGGAGACTTCGAACGTTCCGGCCGAGCTTGA